In one window of Phyllopteryx taeniolatus isolate TA_2022b chromosome 23, UOR_Ptae_1.2, whole genome shotgun sequence DNA:
- the LOC133472526 gene encoding zinc finger protein 84-like isoform X3, with protein MCARTPAKDEKELSGSKEEDEPQRQLVDAVGAQPRVAVHRADITEDLRPERQEPEPPHINEEVEDKEVHHIKEEEEPILINKEEEDACPHIKEEEEADITKFPSTGVPLKSEDEGQSEESREAEPQSSSSSQHMTTEGGESRADGLIAPLSDSDDMTSDSPYTNDVDEQFEGDMTCHIDSKRLKCSQCGKTFVRKGHLKQHIRTHTGEKPFSCSDCGQRFSEKGSLKKHTRLHTGEKPFSCLVCGQKFSVKGNLKIHTRTHTGEKPFSCSDCGQRFSEKGNLKKHTRTHTGEKPFSCTVCGQRFTQKGHLKLHTRTHAGEKPFSCSICGQRFSVKENLKIHTRTHTGEKPFSCPVCGQRFSVKEHLKIHTRTHTGEKPFVCLDCGQRFSVKGTLKKHTRAHTGEKPFVCLDCGQRFSVKENLKRHTRAHTGRYSDLSGHAGETTSFGWPGNASGSPRKSWMKWLGRGMSGCPSQSYCPRDPTSDKHSRQQHSFQSISGKKHNVTSAVHFRHHSTTSRPIYFRQPASLPATDESGKCFDRRVKMCARRTAEYEDELCGPKEEKEPHRQLVDAGFNLQARTVPRRADTEELRTEWQEPEPPHIKEEVEDEEVHHIKEEEKPISIKKEEEEAHPHKQEEEEDITKFASTGVSLKSDETRGAEPPGSTSSQHMKTEGDEDHCGGSQADGLSALRSDSDDIMSHSPHTDENDDKQCEGDIRCHTDNKRWKCSQCGKTFAYKSILKEHVRTHTGEKPFSCLVCGQRFTKKGSLKIHTRTHTGEKPYSCSLCGQRFSEKGYLKIHTRTHTGEKPFSCSVCGQRFSMKGHLTIHTRTHTGEKPFSCSVCSKIFSVKESLKLHTRTHSGEKPFSCSVCGKRFTQKTDLKKHTRTHTGEKPFSCSVCGQRFTQKGSLKIHTRRHTGEKPFSCSVCGQRFSYKYQAKTHECAGENSSDQEAFNANVNVFKKPKLLCY; from the exons ggaagaggagcccatTTTGATCaacaaagaagaggaagacgCATGCCCCCACatcaaggaggaagaggaggcggatatcaccaagtttccatcgactggtgtccccttgaagagtgaagatgaaggtcaaagtgaggagagcagagagGCGGAGCCTcaaagcagcagctcaagtcaacacatgacaacagaaggtggtGAATCACGAGCAGACGGCCTCATAGCTCCTCTATCCGACAGTGACGACATGACATCAGACTCTCCTTACACTAATGATGTCGATGAACAGTttgaaggtgatatgacatgtcacattGACAGCAAACGattgaaatgttctcagtgtgggaaaactttTGTTCGTAAGGGTCATTTGAAACAACACataagaacgcacactggagagaaacctttttcctgctcagattgtggtcaacgtttctctgaaaagggaagcttaaaaaaacacacaagattacacactggtgagaaacctttttcctgcttagtttgtggtcagaaattctctgtgaagggaaacttaaaaatacacacaagaacgcatactggtgagaaacctttttcctgctcagattgtggccaaagattctctgaaaagggaaacttaaaaaaacacacaagaacccacactggtgagaaacctttttcctgcacagtttgtggtcaaagattcacgcagaagggacacttaaaattacacacaagaacccacgctggtgagaaacctttttcctgctcaatttgtggtcaaagattctctgtgaaggaaaacttgaaaatacatacaagaacgcacactggcgagaaacctttttcctgcccagtttgtggtcaaagattctctgtgaaggaaCACTTGAAAATACatacaagaacgcacactggtgagaaaccttttgtctgcttagattgtggccaaagattctctgtgaagggaaccttaaaaaaacacacaagagcgcacactggtgagaagcctTTTGTCTGCTTAGactgtggccaaagattctctgtgaaggaaaacttaaaaagacacacaagagcacacactg GACGCTACAGTGACTtgtcaggacacgctggagagactacatccttcggctggcctgggaacgcctcgggatccccccggaagagctggatgaagtggctggggagagggatgtCTGGTTGTCCCTCCCAAAGCTACTGCCcgcgcgacccgacctcggataagc ATTCCCGCCAACAACACAGCTTCCAGTCTATTTCCGGCAAAAAGCACAATGTCACATCCGCTGTCCACTTCCGGCACCACTCGACGACATCACGCCCGATCTACTTCCGACAACCCGCGTCACTTCCGGCGACCGATGAG AGCGGAAAGTGTTTTGATCggcgtgtgaaaatgtgtgcgagaaggacagcagagtacgaggatgaactttgtggcccaaaagaggagaaggagccacaTCGGCAACTAGTGGACGCTGGGTTCAATCTGCAGGCTCGAACTGTGCCACGCAGAGCAG acacTGAAGAGCTTCGTACTGAGtggcaggagccagagccccctcacattaaagaggaagtggaggacgaagaggtccaccacatcaaagaggaagagaagcctatttcaattaaaaaagaggaggaagaagcgcACCCCCacaaacaggaagaggaggaggatatcaCCAAATTTGCATCGACTGGTGTTTCTTTGAAGAGTGACGAGaccagaggggcggagcctccaggCAGCacctcaagtcaacacatgaaaacagaaggtgatgaagaccactgtggaggatcacaagcagatggCCTCTCAGCTCTACGATCCGATAGTGACGATATCATGTCACactctcctcacactgatgaaaatgatgataaacAGTGTGAAGGTGATATAAgatgtcacactgacaacaaacgatggaaatgttctcagtgtgggaaaacatttgcttatAAGAGCATTTTGAAAGAACacgtgagaacacacactggtgagaaacctttttcctgcttagtttgcggtcaaagattcactaAAAAGGgaagtttaaaaatacacacaagaacccacaccggtgagaaaccttATTCCTGCTcactttgtggtcaaagattttcCGAAAAGGGATacttgaaaatacacacaagaacccacactggtgagaaacctttttcctgctcagtttgtggtcaaagattctctatgAAGGGACActtaacaatacacacaagaacacacactggtgagaaacctttttcctgctcagtttgtagtaAAATATTCTCTGTAAAGGAAAgcttaaaattacacacaagaacacacagtggtgagaaacctttttcctgctcagtttgtggaaaaagattcactcagaagacagatttaaaaaaacacacaagaacccacactggagagaaacctttttcctgctcagtttgtggtcaaagattcactcagaagggaagcttaaaaatccacacaagaagacacactggtgagaaacctttttcctgctcagtttgtggtcagagATTCTCTTATAAGTATCAAGCTAAGACACATgagtgtgctggtgagaatagcagtgatcaagaagcttttaatgcaaatgtaaatgtttttaaaaaaccaaAATTACTATGTTACTGA
- the LOC133472526 gene encoding oocyte zinc finger protein XlCOF8.4-like isoform X2: MTPPNSNIVIDQHGAISSSDGPTVWRFQSVTTHSGKKYEEWSQTKEGDSCWQKGSACADARDITEDLRPERQEPEPPHINEEVEDKEVHHIKEEEEPILINKEEEDACPHIKEEEEADITKFPSTGVPLKSEDEGQSEESREAEPQSSSSSQHMTTEGGESRADGLIAPLSDSDDMTSDSPYTNDVDEQFEGDMTCHIDSKRLKCSQCGKTFVRKGHLKQHIRTHTGEKPFSCSDCGQRFSEKGSLKKHTRLHTGEKPFSCLVCGQKFSVKGNLKIHTRTHTGEKPFSCSDCGQRFSEKGNLKKHTRTHTGEKPFSCTVCGQRFTQKGHLKLHTRTHAGEKPFSCSICGQRFSVKENLKIHTRTHTGEKPFSCPVCGQRFSVKEHLKIHTRTHTGEKPFVCLDCGQRFSVKGTLKKHTRAHTGEKPFVCLDCGQRFSVKENLKRHTRAHTGRYSDLSGHAGETTSFGWPGNASGSPRKSWMKWLGRGMSGCPSQSYCPRDPTSDKHSRQQHSFQSISGKKHNVTSAVHFRHHSTTSRPIYFRQPASLPATDESGKCFDRRVKMCARRTAEYEDELCGPKEEKEPHRQLVDAGFNLQARTVPRRADTEELRTEWQEPEPPHIKEEVEDEEVHHIKEEEKPISIKKEEEEAHPHKQEEEEDITKFASTGVSLKSDETRGAEPPGSTSSQHMKTEGDEDHCGGSQADGLSALRSDSDDIMSHSPHTDENDDKQCEGDIRCHTDNKRWKCSQCGKTFAYKSILKEHVRTHTGEKPFSCLVCGQRFTKKGSLKIHTRTHTGEKPYSCSLCGQRFSEKGYLKIHTRTHTGEKPFSCSVCGQRFSMKGHLTIHTRTHTGEKPFSCSVCSKIFSVKESLKLHTRTHSGEKPFSCSVCGKRFTQKTDLKKHTRTHTGEKPFSCSVCGQRFTQKGSLKIHTRRHTGEKPFSCSVCGQRFSYKYQAKTHECAGENSSDQEAFNANVNVFKKPKLLCY; the protein is encoded by the exons ggaagaggagcccatTTTGATCaacaaagaagaggaagacgCATGCCCCCACatcaaggaggaagaggaggcggatatcaccaagtttccatcgactggtgtccccttgaagagtgaagatgaaggtcaaagtgaggagagcagagagGCGGAGCCTcaaagcagcagctcaagtcaacacatgacaacagaaggtggtGAATCACGAGCAGACGGCCTCATAGCTCCTCTATCCGACAGTGACGACATGACATCAGACTCTCCTTACACTAATGATGTCGATGAACAGTttgaaggtgatatgacatgtcacattGACAGCAAACGattgaaatgttctcagtgtgggaaaactttTGTTCGTAAGGGTCATTTGAAACAACACataagaacgcacactggagagaaacctttttcctgctcagattgtggtcaacgtttctctgaaaagggaagcttaaaaaaacacacaagattacacactggtgagaaacctttttcctgcttagtttgtggtcagaaattctctgtgaagggaaacttaaaaatacacacaagaacgcatactggtgagaaacctttttcctgctcagattgtggccaaagattctctgaaaagggaaacttaaaaaaacacacaagaacccacactggtgagaaacctttttcctgcacagtttgtggtcaaagattcacgcagaagggacacttaaaattacacacaagaacccacgctggtgagaaacctttttcctgctcaatttgtggtcaaagattctctgtgaaggaaaacttgaaaatacatacaagaacgcacactggcgagaaacctttttcctgcccagtttgtggtcaaagattctctgtgaaggaaCACTTGAAAATACatacaagaacgcacactggtgagaaaccttttgtctgcttagattgtggccaaagattctctgtgaagggaaccttaaaaaaacacacaagagcgcacactggtgagaagcctTTTGTCTGCTTAGactgtggccaaagattctctgtgaaggaaaacttaaaaagacacacaagagcacacactg GACGCTACAGTGACTtgtcaggacacgctggagagactacatccttcggctggcctgggaacgcctcgggatccccccggaagagctggatgaagtggctggggagagggatgtCTGGTTGTCCCTCCCAAAGCTACTGCCcgcgcgacccgacctcggataagc ATTCCCGCCAACAACACAGCTTCCAGTCTATTTCCGGCAAAAAGCACAATGTCACATCCGCTGTCCACTTCCGGCACCACTCGACGACATCACGCCCGATCTACTTCCGACAACCCGCGTCACTTCCGGCGACCGATGAG AGCGGAAAGTGTTTTGATCggcgtgtgaaaatgtgtgcgagaaggacagcagagtacgaggatgaactttgtggcccaaaagaggagaaggagccacaTCGGCAACTAGTGGACGCTGGGTTCAATCTGCAGGCTCGAACTGTGCCACGCAGAGCAG acacTGAAGAGCTTCGTACTGAGtggcaggagccagagccccctcacattaaagaggaagtggaggacgaagaggtccaccacatcaaagaggaagagaagcctatttcaattaaaaaagaggaggaagaagcgcACCCCCacaaacaggaagaggaggaggatatcaCCAAATTTGCATCGACTGGTGTTTCTTTGAAGAGTGACGAGaccagaggggcggagcctccaggCAGCacctcaagtcaacacatgaaaacagaaggtgatgaagaccactgtggaggatcacaagcagatggCCTCTCAGCTCTACGATCCGATAGTGACGATATCATGTCACactctcctcacactgatgaaaatgatgataaacAGTGTGAAGGTGATATAAgatgtcacactgacaacaaacgatggaaatgttctcagtgtgggaaaacatttgcttatAAGAGCATTTTGAAAGAACacgtgagaacacacactggtgagaaacctttttcctgcttagtttgcggtcaaagattcactaAAAAGGgaagtttaaaaatacacacaagaacccacaccggtgagaaaccttATTCCTGCTcactttgtggtcaaagattttcCGAAAAGGGATacttgaaaatacacacaagaacccacactggtgagaaacctttttcctgctcagtttgtggtcaaagattctctatgAAGGGACActtaacaatacacacaagaacacacactggtgagaaacctttttcctgctcagtttgtagtaAAATATTCTCTGTAAAGGAAAgcttaaaattacacacaagaacacacagtggtgagaaacctttttcctgctcagtttgtggaaaaagattcactcagaagacagatttaaaaaaacacacaagaacccacactggagagaaacctttttcctgctcagtttgtggtcaaagattcactcagaagggaagcttaaaaatccacacaagaagacacactggtgagaaacctttttcctgctcagtttgtggtcagagATTCTCTTATAAGTATCAAGCTAAGACACATgagtgtgctggtgagaatagcagtgatcaagaagcttttaatgcaaatgtaaatgtttttaaaaaaccaaAATTACTATGTTACTGA